In Diabrotica undecimpunctata isolate CICGRU chromosome 9, icDiaUnde3, whole genome shotgun sequence, the DNA window aagaaGGCAAAAGAATTGCTAATGAATTAGACAGGGAAGTCAAAAGAAGGACAAATTTATCCAAGAGCTAAATTCAAATCAATCCTCATTCTGGAAAGTATCAAAAATACTCAGAAAAGACAAAAAACCTATACCGCCCCTACACGGAACAAACGGTAGGGTATTTACCGAACAGGAAAAAGCTGAAGTAATGCGAGAAACACTCAAAACCAACAATATGCAAAACTTTCACCCGGCAGAAGATCTAGACTTCacggaggaagtagaaagaagcgcTAGACGCTTAAGAAGGAGAaaaggcataataggcctagaacATACAAGTCCGGAAGAAATCAAAGAATTAATCAAACTactaaatccaaagaaagcagCTGGACCTGATAAAATCACAAACAAGGCAATTAAAAATGTATCAAACAAGATCATAGTGTACATTGCAAACATAATAAACGGAATACTACGATTGAGATACTTTCCAGACAGGTGGAAAGAAGCCGAAGttataatgattggaaaaccgggaaaaGACGGGAGCTTTCCACAAAACTAccgacctataagtctactatcATGTCTAAGTAAAATAGCCGAGAGAGTAATCTTAAAAAGACTTCAAACAGAGTCTGAAGCAATCGGAATGATTCCAGAAGCACAGTTCGGCTTTAGATCCAGGCACTCTTGTGAACTACAAGTACTCAGGCTAACGGAATTTATTACCAAAGGATACAATGAGAGAATGTACACCGCTACAGCGTTTCTAGATGTTAGTAAAGCATTCGACAGAGTATGGCACGAAGGCCTTCTCTACAAAATGAGTCAAAATggatacagtgaggcgatgacatgtctccttgcgtcatacctgACAAACCGGAGATTCAGAGTTCAAATAGGACCTGCCCTGTCCGAAGTCGGAACtctggaggcaggtgtgcctcagAGAGCGGTGTTATCTCCATATCTGTATACCATATACACAGCAGATACACCCAGCGACCATAAAACATTGCTTAGCCtgtacgcagacgatacagcgcTAGCAACAAGCAACAGAAACATAAACTTTGCAACCAGAGATTTACAACGCTCTCTGAATCGACTATATGCATGGTGTATAAAGTGGAAAATAGCACTAAACCCGGAAaaaacacaggccgtcatgtTTAGAAAACGAAGACAAATACCCAACATGGAACTAAATTTAGCAAACGAAAACATAGAATGGAGCAATCAAgctaaatatctaggagtaacccttgatcacaagctcacattCACTGAACATGTAAACCAATCAGTACATAAAGCGAAACTAACAAAGATACAACTTGCCTCGCTAATAGGCAGGAAAAGCAAATTAAACTTCTGGACAAAAATAAGGGTAGCAAATAGCATAATCCTTCCAACGCTAACATACGCATCAGCAGCATGGGGACACACATGTAAGTCAAATAGGAAGAAACTGCAAGTAGCACAAAATCAGCTAATCAGAGAAGCATTAAATGTACCGAAATACGTACCTCTACGATACCTATACAGAGACACAAAGCAGAAAAGAACACAATGAATGAAAAAGCATACGACATCTTCAATGAGATAAGTAACCAACCCAACAGAAAGCTGCGAGAGCTAACGGATTATGATGCAAACATGAGGACGACACATAGACGGCCTAAACAACAATTAGCTGGGTATGTCCCAGCAGCATAAAGATAAACGTAAAGACTGAGATAGGCACATACTAGTCAAAGACAACGCGGGTtagaagtagaaaaaaaaaggGTAATAACTGGGGTCTGGCATTATAGAGTTCCAAACACCAGGAATTGctcaccaaaaaaatattttatttagttttaagtcTTAGTATTAGAATAAAAATCCGTTAAAATATCTTCTAAATTCGCGAATGAATTATAGCGACAATGAATAGActaaaacctattcatattttaaatGATTCAAGtaataatttttcgactgttctaacaaccattcaaatttcgtcattttgtgtcaagTGGAaaaatttcacccaatcatgtcaacattagactgataattgcattcagtgcaattttcaatccctatgacaacacgatcgagtttgacaacttcatccaaataaatttcaaaatgtcacgtttcggcaatgagaatgttcaaagtataaatgcgctaatcaaagaaaaaattcccagaaatacaacctacagtcacaaatatatttggggaatattcatggaattttgctgcggacgagaatatgagttgaatgaacatagaagcttagaagaattggcgttgatactaaaagGTTGGGCAGtcaatatgagaaagaaaaacggggacgaatttaaagaggcaacggtgaagacaatgtggaacgtttcgtgcaaactattgcaagaaaagtactataTTGACTATATTATGATTGACCCGTTTAACAATAGTGTTTAAACCAGCCCGGGATGCCCGCAATGCACGTGATATTCAGGAAAAAATGCTGCCGACAATTAAAAGATTGCATCAAAAAATTGTGGAAGAATTGCAGTACTCCGGAAGCAGAGAAACTCTTCGAAATGAGATTCATAATTTAGGATttcgttgaaaaaaaaaaacaaaagataatCGACATATTTTTAATGGAAAAACATGAAATACGGAAATTAAGACTAGATTATCttagaaaaattaaacaatttcgcAGCGAAAAGCGAACAGTTGTTTTTACGGATGATACATACTTGCactcaaattatttaaaaaaatataattggaTTGATAACAGTTCCGACGGTTTGAGGAAGCAAGTGTTAAAAGGACAGAGATTAATCATTGTTGCTGCTGGAACTGAGGACGGATTCGTCAAGGATTCGTATCTGATATGAAAACCCCAATCTAAAACTGGAGACTACCATGACGAGATGAACTATGAGAACTATCACAAGTGGCTTACGGAAAAACTGTTGCTAAATTTACCTTCTAACAGCGTTATTATGTTGGATAATGCACAGTACCACAACAAACGAGAGAATAAACTTCCAACTTCGGCATCTCGAAAAGCAGATATGCAAATGTGGCTTAGAGAACGAAATATACCGTACACCCAGGATATGCTTCAGACAGATCTCTACGAATCAATTAAATTACATAGGCCTCGATTTGTTAAATATTCCATAGATTTTGTGATTAGAAGTTTTGGACACGAGGTATTAAGACTGCCTCCTTATCATCTGgatataaatccaattgaactagTATGGGCTGCACTGAAAAATTTTGTTGGATCCAAAAATGTTAGCTTTAAATTAAATGACATCACCGAATTATGCGACGAGTTTTTTGACAAATTTCCTGCAGAAGAATGGAAAAAAGTTTGCGATAAAATTATTTCGATTGAGGATAATTTTGTGACAAAAGAACCACAATTCTAAGTCGTTTTTGATCAAATAATAATCAACTTGAGCGAGGAGTCTGACGACGATCCGATTGATTGCTCGGACAATGATCTTTCGTGTGACGAACTATGTAGCGACTAAAATTAATGTTTCGGAATTTATGTAAAATGGACTAAGAGAAATAGAAGACCAGACAGTGACATTCCGAAGGCTCGAGGGGGTATGCGGTGTGTCTGAGGAGTTCCGGGgactgtgtgtgtatgtgtgtggggtCGACCTCGATTTCTATTACAAACTTGGGAAGTAGTTAGAGATTTCAAACACTTTATATCTGAAATTAACTGAACCTATTGGAAAATAAcgaaatttaattcaaaaattgGTCAAAACTTTTGCATCAATTGTCTAACATAATAATACGGTAAGTATACAACGTATATCTACTAACGTAATTTTCAGATCTCAACTAAATTTTTGATACGGGAACTATGCAGTTGTGACACACGCGATTAAGTACCTCTTCTATCTCTCTTAGAATAATTCCTGTTCTATTTTTGCGCAGCTCACCCGCCAGTTCTCGCTTGTCGgattgttgcttagaaagttgctgTAGTAAAATCGATGCAGATTGTCAGTTACAACTTTACGATACTTTTTATATTCAATCTCAATCACTTCAAGATGCCCATTTGACTAGTTGCATGAAAAAATCTGACAACACAGATGTCAAGACACACCAAAAGAAACCTCGTGTCAATGTGTGGTCTTATGTGATTAATATCAATGGTCTACAACTAAAAGTGTGccaaaagtttattttattattatttcaaatttCAGTGAAACGTGTCAGAATTATTCAGTCAAAAATCTTAGAGGGCTTAGACTTTGAAGAGAAACGTGGCTTACATAAAAATCGCCCTCATAAACTGACTGAGGATGTCATTGACGTTATGGGATCTCATTTATCATCTATTCCACCTAACAAAAGCCATTGTTGTGCAGAGAAAACAtccattttgtattttgaaaacccAGAATTGGGCGTGAAAGACCTTTATAGAAGTTTTCAAGAATATTATCAAGACAATACCGGGCGGAAACTTAAAATGTCCTATGTGCATTATTTTAGAACTTTTAAATCTCATTTCAACTATGGGTTTAGGGCCCCTAAGAGAGATGTTTGTAATTTCAGTTCTGAATGTGTGGATAAACTGAAGAGAAACCCCTTAGACGAGTGTAGAGTCCAGTTCGAACTacacaaaagaaaataaagagaCGGCAGTACTGGAAGAAACATTACATTGAACAGTCAAAGACAGATCCTACTCTGGTAGTCTTAGAATTTGACTACGGTCAAAACTATCCTATCCCCAAACTCAACGTAAACAGTCAGTTTTACAAAAGAATGTTGTGGCTATATGCTTTTAATATTCACAATCACAAAGATGATTCATCCTATTTCTATTGTTTTATGGAAACACAGGCAAATAAGAATGCCAATTCTGTTGTGTCATTTTTGTTCCActgtttaaacaaaatttttgttaagtatCCTGATGTAAAAAATATAGTTCTATTATCAGACGCAACAGGTGGCCAAAACAGGAATGCAACTTTACTTAAGTTTTGTTCTTGGCTTTCAAAAATCGTAAGGTTAACAATAACACACCTTTATCCTGTTACAGGCCATTCATTCTCACAGTGCGACAGGAACTTTGTGATAGTGCGCTCTAGTATTAAGAAAACAGAAAAGATTGGAACTGCAAAACCTTGGCTAGAAGCCATTGTAACATCAACACAGAACCCTTCCAACTTCGAGATGTTAATGGACCGATCCAATATAAAATGGAACTTAATTAAACATTTGTTAGAGATTTTACGCCCATTTGAAACTGTAACTTCATCAGTTAGTGGAGAAAAATACATATCTGCGTCATTAGTAATTGCATTTACTGCAGGTTTATTAAATGTAATGGAGGAAATGATTACTTCTGGTGAATTGAAATCGGATTTATCAAAGAGAGTTATTGGTAAATTAAAAAATGGTCTCCAAACACGATTCACTAATATTGAATGTGCTTCAGATCAGATCTCGTTGTACAAAATAGGGCTCCACCGCAGCCAGAAATGGAAAAAGAACCTACTACTGGCAGTAAATCAACAAGAAGCAAATTATATTGAAGATGATATCTTAAATAAAGGCGAAGATTCCCTTCTTTGGTGGAAAAACAATCAACACAATTATCCCACTTGAAGTTCTCTAGTAAGAAAAACGTTTGCTTTAAATGTCTATTTTCGAAAGCTgaacaaattttaaatgaaagaCCTACGCGATTAAGTGTTTAAAaagtagaaaaattattattttcgcATATAAACAATGACTTTTTAAATTTTAGACATTCTAgcctataaatatttttttgcgtatttgtttttttaaacttcatattataatataaaaatatttttattaaagaatttattttttaatacctATTTATTTTTTGACACCTTGCAGTGCAAGTTGACACCACATTAATTATCATCcaaaaaaacaaacttttataAATGAAATAGTACTCTTGCCCATTCCCTAACTGCTAGTGACCCGATACCAACCGCATTTTACCATCTCGAATCAATTAGTTGCTCTGCACCTGCACCTGCCTATTAACAAAAGACGAACTACTTGCACCGTGTCACAGTGGCGAACTCGGTTCAAAAAAAATGAGTGCACTTTTTGACAGTTATCTCTACAGTCTTGTCTAGAGCGTTGAAGCATATAGAGCAATAATTTGCTTTCTGCTAGATGTTTTACTGGAAGTTactcaaatatttattttgataattattttacctACTTACCACTTATGCATGAATTGAAGAAAGCCAACATACATGCCTGTGGTACTGTGCGTAAGGATAGAAAAGGATTACCTAATGACTTCACCTCTGATAAGGAAATGGTGAGAGGGGGATTCGATTGGAGAAGCAACAAGGAAAATATTGTTTCGTTGAAGTGGAAAGACACAAAAGGTATATACTTCTTTAGTAATTTTCATAATCCTGCAGATAATTCTACCGTAAATCGTAAGATGATGGATGGGTCTGTTGCAGAAATATTTTGTCCGCAATTAGTGAAGGATTATAATTCTCACATGGGATACGTAGACAAAGCAGACGTGCTAAATACATGATCTGAAATAGACCGAAAAAGCAAAAAGTGGTATATGCATATATTTTGGCATTTTCTAAATGTTGCACTAGTAAAttcatatattatattttgtaaaaGGGGAGAAGGCTCTGTacttaaattaaaagattttagGTTAGCTGTGTCACGGGGACTAATTGGAGTCGAAACAGTTAAAAAGATAGGCAGAAAAAGTTTGGAACCACTCgctagtaaatttaaaaaatacgttcCACTAGAAACTAGATTGACATTTGCTAATCACATGCCAATTCATGGAATAATACGTCACTGTGGAATTTGCAGTACAAAAAAAGAGCCGCATAGAAGTAGGTGGCAATGCTCTACATGTAATGTAGGACTTTgtcaaaaagacaaaaaaacattgttttgcgTTGTACCACAAACAGTGACCCGGTGTCCCAGTAGTTTCGTGATGAAACCACaagttttttttaactttctgtaaaaataccaaaaaaaaaacctttGGTGATGTTTATAATATACCTGTACACAAGTTTGtattaaaagttattaaaaaaaagtttgaaCGTGTATTTTGGGACTCAAAGGGTTAAATAGTTGCTGTAAAACGGATGATCAGCTGTCACCAGTTTACCATAACGGATTGTTAAACTCATTATTCTCACGGATTATAACTATAACTCAACGAATTATTATTAAAGGTTTTTTCAAATctttaataataatccttgtatcggcatgtaagtaatctttatttaattttgtagcgttttaaatttttcttttaactacgaaatattgatatgttaaaaatttctaaagacgcccCTGTTTTGTCTGTTTGCAACGACGTTAAAATAATCGATAAAAGGCGCGTTGTTTATCTCGTAGTAAAGACGTATTagcacttttttatttatattcaaaattccccatttcgtacatgttatttctaactgtaatatttcaagatttttttgtcgtcgaacaacgatttgtttacattcaaGCCCCAAATATCCCGGTTGAGAAGAGgttcttagaaaaaatattgcaagtattGTGCTTTTTCTCTCTGAGACGCATTAACTCCGGAAGAGATTCAAGGTTAATTTTCACTAAACCATTTAAATATCATTTAAACTTTTTCCTCTGACATTTTTGCAACATTGAACACACTAAATTATCCAAATTTTCACGTGGTATTAAGGTCGTACATCCCATCTATCAGCATAATTCAGGAGCTTGGAGGAGTAAGTGCGAATTCGAAAAATGATCATTTTAAAAACAGTCTCATTTTGCTCACATACTATTAAAGAATACGTCTGTATCATTCATTATAACACCATGTTTCGTCCTTTATACTCCCAAAATTCTGTAGGAAATAAGATAGCAACCAATTCATGTCAGAAACTGAACTGCATAATCGTCTAGAAGAGGAAAGGCGAACCCACAAGCTATCGTTGCTTAACACACCAGTGTTTCTGTAGCTTTAGTTGGTGAGACATTCTTGCGTTGTATGCAAATGTATGCGTTTTTCTTGAGTTTTTCTGTACGATCGTATGCTTGCagtttttattattacattagcGGTTACATTAGCGTTAAAGTTGTACTgtttttttctgatttattttcaaaataaacgcCGAGAACACGACAAGATGGAAGCAAAAGAACACGGAACAATGGGTTGTTAACGTGTGTAAAACCAAACGAAACTGTGGTGAAGCGTACATTTCGAGAAATACAAACAGATCTGTATCTGCGCGCACAATCGGACCACCATGTAAGTGTCGTAAAACGTGTTTTGAAAAGTTGGGCATGAACAATATCAATatgattttcaataatttttggcaACTGGGCAACTATGATAATCAAAACCAATACCTTTCAAAAGTGTTAAGTTTCAGTGATTGTAAAAAGTCTTTAATTACTGACAGAGCTAGTAGAAAGCTTCGGACCATAGAGTACAGTGTTTCAATAAATGGAAAAAGAAAATGTGTTTGTCGTCAGGCTTTTATTAGCATCTATGGCATAAGTGAAAAAAGAATTCGCGTTGTTTTAGACAAGCAGACCACCACAGGAACTGTGCTGAGTGACAACAGAGGGAAGCTATGCCCAGGAAATAAAATGGTTGGATATAGAAACAGTTGTTTAGAGATCACATTGATTCTCTTGTTACTGTTTCCAGTCACTATAAAAGAGCCAAAAGTCCTTTTCGAAAATATATGCCACCGGGTTCATCAATTACTGGGGCATATGGAGCTTATATGGAATGGCTAAGAAACACATATCCTGAAGAACAGCCTGTGATAGAGTCCTACTACCGAAATATTTTTGTCAATGAATTCAATATAGGTGTTCAGCCTCCTTCTGTTGATGAATGTAATACCTGCTCTAAGactaaaattgaaattaataGGTTAAAGACTAGTAACCCGAATTCTCCCCGAATAACTGAATTGGATACGAAACTGAAGGTTCATTTAGCAAAGCAGAAAGCTGCTCAGTTTATGATGAAAAGCTACGAAAGCAACCAGGATACAAATATTGAAGTTATATGTTTTGATTTACAAGCATTACCCACGCCTAAACTTACTTGCAAAgtacaatattacaagagaaaAATGTGGACTTATAATTTAGGAATCTATAACGTTAAAACTGGAACAGCCGTAAAGTATGTATGGGATGAAACAATCGCCAAACTCGTATCGTCTGAAATAGCCAGTTTTCTCAGTCACTACTTGGAGAACTTTGTTAACAAGCAAGTGCGACAAGTTATAATTTTTAGTGATAACTGTGCCGGGCGAAATATGAACATAAACGTTGTTTTGTCTAACCTCCGCCACATTCATGCAAACCGCTTTGATCTTATTAAGCACGTTTTTTAATGTCTGGGCATTCGATGATGGGTTGTTTCGGTTCAATTAAATTAAAGATCAAGGACTGTGAAGTATTTTCAAAACAACACTATATCCATTTTATTGAACACAcgaaaaaaaagaacaaatttcAAGTTGTTAATGTCACGAGGGAAAGGATTAAGGATTTCAGCGTTCCTCAAAAAGCAACAACTAAATCTCAAATATTGGGGGCTAACTTCAAGAATGGTAGATTATTCGAATTTTCAACAGATTTTAAGATGGGCTTTAAAATTCAAATAGCATACAACACGGATATTTCTACAAATATCATACTCCAAAAGGGACGAAAGAGACTTCACGATGTAACAAATTTTAACTTAGATAGTATAGAACTTCTTTTCAAATACCAGGGTGACATCAAGCttacagaagaaaagaaaaaagacttacAAGATCTTCTTGATTATGTACCCATGCCTCACGAGCATACTTTACAAGAAGCTATTAGTGAAGGAATTATTGATATAACTGAAGTCGAAGAAACTGTAGACGATGAAAATCAAATTGAGTTTAATTGAAGCTGTATGTGTGAATTTTGCAACTTATTCCACTACCACTAGCTCTCGCTAGtgttaaaactgttaaaaaactaGGTATGTTTATATTtgtagaataaaaaatattaaacctctttttattttatttcataaatcCTTGTAAATCTTGCAAAATCCtcttttacatattttctattaa includes these proteins:
- the LOC140450733 gene encoding uncharacterized protein; protein product: MNYENYHKWLTEKLLLNLPSNSVIMLDNAQYHNKRENKLPTSASRKADMQMWLRERNIPYTQDMLQTDLYESIKLHRPRFVKYSIDFVIRSFGHEVLRLPPYHLDINPIELVWAALKNFVGSKNVSFKLNDITELCDEFFDKFPAEEWKKVCDKIISIEDNFVTKEPQF